Sequence from the Alosa sapidissima isolate fAloSap1 chromosome 21, fAloSap1.pri, whole genome shotgun sequence genome:
TCATAAAGCAGGAAGTCAATATTCTCTGCTGCAACTACTGCAGAGGCTCAAGAGTCTGTCGTCCACACTCCATCATGTAGAAGGCTCCATTTTTGCGTTCAAAGAACGTCCACCCATTCACTAGTGCAGTACGTAGTGACTAACCAACATATGGTTATTTACTATATTGTACACTCTGTGAATGATTAGATGTTCTGAACACAGGCTCTGCCTTTTCCCTTGACCTGCTGATTGCTGTTCAGCATTGTTAGATCTTTAGCTTTAGTCTCTCCTGGAGCACAGGTGGAGGTCGCACGGCTGTTTTGGGTATTTCAGGCAGTGCACTGAAGAAAAGCCGAGTAGTGACGGTCAGTGGAGCTGATGTCAGCTTGTCTTCCCAGACAAATACCTCTAGATGGTGCCAGTGCCTCCATTTGACTCCTGTTTACATCTAGAATCCTCCATGTTCTCACCATTAGCTGTCATTTGGCCACGTCCATCTATCTGCTATGCTGTATCATATTGCTGGGTGTATATTTATTCACTCACAAGTGCTAACTCCATTCCTCCACAGAGTCTGTAGAGCCTTTCCATTATTACCCTGCTACAGATACCTCTCCTTCTCTAACTACTGGGTAGGACATGAGTAGGTCTTACTAAAAAGCTGGAGAGATCTCAGCATGCAGCCTGAGTGACTTGACCGCAGGCTGGTTCCTGAACCTGCCACAGTGCTGTTTCATGTAATGTTGATGCTggggctttttttttgtttgttcttaaTTTTCAATCCTCTGTATCTAAAACAAAtcaattattgttttatttctgttttcttcATGACTGTAGAATATGTATCACTACTTTTGTGGTGAGCACAGGTCTTgttagtgtttttttatttttattttcatgaaATGAAGGTATACAGACAGGAATGAAGAGATTAATTTGGGATTTATGCATTTAGGAGTGGAAACAGGAAGGAAGCATGGAGCTTAGAGCAGTCGTAATGGGATCCGCTCACAGGAAAGACGTCTCAAGTGCCTGACTGGATGTATGCAGTGATAACATGCCATCACTCCACACACATCTGCTTTCCATAGGAATCGccgcccaccccaccccacctcccccccccccccccccccccccccccccacacacacacacacacacacacacacacacacacaccaccttcccctcccctcctcagtTTTTTTCACGTAGAGtagcatgcagtgtgtgtgttacagtacaTATGCTATTGACAGAGGttgttggggaggggggtataGGAGTCTAACAGCTAGACATCCCCCACACACTGTGAGTCTTAAAGGCTGTGACAACCACCAATTAGAGACCAAAGAGCTCCACAATGGACAGATGTTTCTAGTCCTATCTGCACACAACCACAGTGCTGTGAGCCTGACCCGAGTAGAGCAGCCCATTTTCCATGTGGAGGAACCCGACGCCGTTCATAGATACATCTGTCAATCAGATCATTGCTATTGCACTGTGGGAATCTGAGGGCAAGCTGGAAAGGCTGGAGTCTGAGACTGGAGGGTTAACGAGCGAATTGGTGTAAACGAGTCTTGATTAACGACTTAATTAGTGGCTAGGGAAAAGGGCATCTGTTTGGAGAATCTTAAAGATACACAAATCAGTGGTGTCCTCTAAagacaaagcaaagcaaaactgAAGTAAATAGGAAGTGGAAAACATACAATTAAGCTTGTTTATGCAAGGGGTTTTTGTTTTCTCAATTTGTTCTGCTGTTGTTATTTTCCCTTAGCAAAGCGAAGATGAGATTGATGAGAGCTGGATGCAGTATTGCTTGTACTGGCAAAAGGATTGCTCTTTGCCAACAGTTGAATATGCACTTTTAAGTCTGCGCAGAGATGCAGATGCAACGCATAATGAATTTGCTGGATGTCGTAATGTGAAAACATGTTTCTAGCCTTTGATTTATTATGATCAAGTGACGTGTTGCATGCTCTATATCGACTTTACAATCAGCACAGTCCAGGTATACATGCACTTCTATGCAGAGTGGAGATTTACACTACTCTCCGTTGGTTTATGGTGTGTTGAATTCTTCTACCAGCTGGGGAATTTTGTAGATCAATCAAAACTCCATGTTCAGGTCCAGCAGTGTAAAAAAAACACGTGTTTCATGTTTCTGTGTAGGAAAAATCACTATGCTGAAATTCTGCTGAAGTATGTTGCTGTTCTTCCATAAGTGCCCTTAACACACCATAGGAATTGATTTAGCCTTTTTGTGCACTTTTGCAATAATGTAATATTTTGTGTAATCACTTACATAAATTTACTGTACATGTTTTTTCTAGCTCTGTATTTTAAATGTACATAAGTTGCAATAACAGTTTTCAACAGTTAACATAaaggtaaataaatacattatttcaagAACTACTGGGAATTGGTCTCATTTTAGATATGACGTGGTGACAGATggggtagccgtggcctactggttagggcttcgggcttgtaactgaagggttgccggttcgatccccgatccagtaggaaaaatgtgggcgggggaagtagttgagcactgctctctcatgcccacatccatggctgaagtgcccttgagcaaggcacctaacccctcactgctccctgagcgccgctgtagcaggcagctcactggtctgtgttagtgtgtgcttcacctcactgtgtgttcactgtgtgctgtgtatgtttcactaattcacgaattgggataaatgcagagaccaaatttccctcacgggatcaaaagagtatatacttactatacttacttacttacttatatgGCATCACTATCTGACTATTACTGTCATCATTTCGATCTCTCCTACTCACCCATCCATCTTTATTGATTGTAGGATAAGATTACTACTGTTTCCATTCATCAAATTTCCATTCTCTCTAGTTTATcgattttcaaatttgacaTTTAACCTTTGGCTCCCTTACTGCAGGCATGCAAGAGACCAAATGCCACTGTGGCATCTGGATTTGACTTCACACCTAAACCACATCTCCCCGTCTCTTAAGAACAAATCCAGAGCTCTGCGCTTCCCTTATCCTTCTCttccctggagagagagagagagagaagaaagactcCTTATTTGCAGGACTATTTGATTAGTTTGAACATGTGCATCAGGGTATATGGAGGAGCTCATGCCaagttctctttctctatccctctttccctctccctctctctttccctctctctgtgccctGCAGTCATTCTGAATTACTCATTCATGATGCCCGTCTGTTTGATATTTCATACCATGCGTGGGCTTTCTTTGTTTCGTGTcatctgcctccctctctggtGGCAGGAGGGGATTAGCGACCCTCATAGCtaatactcactcacacacacaacatacacacacacatcatacacacacatggaaagacACACAGAGGGTTTTTACAAGGGGGGACCTGTCGTTGGCGGAGGAGAgcctaaattaaaaaaaaaataccctcCCCTaagaaatagaaaataaaataaatcgtGGCATTTCTAGAAGTTCACTGGAAGCCTTCAGATTTTGCCAGTGTTTAATGCCAGAAAGGACGACTCACCACACCAACACAGGCCTAGAAGGTTTTTACGCCTTaccatcatgcacacacactcatggtcTTTTCTTAACATCAGAGGAGTGTGTCTATGACGCTTCTAAACTAAAGTCTAAATCCGATTTAgattaggaaaaaaaaaagaaagagagaaaaaaaaaactggaaacGACATCATGAATTTCAGGAGTAAACCTGGAAAGGAATTAAATGATTTATTCATCATGAagaaaaagaatgaaaagacagagagagaggcagacagaaagagaggctcCACAAACGTAGGTTTGCATTTGGCCTCTTAAATATTGAAGCAGGCCTCGATCGCCCACGTCCCATGTGCTGGCCACCTGAGTGGCTCTGGATCCGCTTGCTTTGTACCATCCTGTCTGGTGGCGAGAAAGACGGTGGCGCTCTGACCAATGgattacagacagagagagagaaagagagagagagagagcaagggaaagAAAAAGCAACACAATAAGCTCATTCCTCACTCATCAAGCGCCAAAGCAGTGGTGGTGATttgctttaaaaaataaattaatagtaataataataataatccattTCACATTTTACTTGCCTGCGAGCCGGAGGCTCTTTGATCCTAGcttctgtttgttttctgttgttgttgttgtttgtgtttacttATTTTTGCTTCTTATTTTGAACAGGAGAAAAGATTATTGTCTGAAATGTTAGCGCAACCAAAggaaaataaagagaaaaattcTCATTGAGCAAACCCGATTTCAGTGTGGAATAGATAATTAGCCTCTCAGAGTCTAAATACAATTTTTTGGAAATCTCTATTACATGAATACTTACTGACTAGTGTACAGTAGTGCATTGCAATACCACAATTTGTACCTACATGTATCACGacataaacaaagatttccacTCTTGTGTGAGGTCATTTTTTCGCCagattgtgattttttttatcagtgATCCAAAGCAATTGCTTCAGAATTCTCATCTGAGAAGAATTCTTGTCTCCTAGGTGACACAGAAACAAAGTATTTAAAGAGCAACAGAGGCTTCTGTGAGCTCTGTTTTACACTGAGATCCCCAGCAAAATTCTGTCCTCATCTCCACCCGATGGAATTTGTCATACGGAAAACACAAGGTAGGCAAACACCAGTggtcagtgtgagagagaactaTTCAGACTGTAACCCAGTGTGTTCTTTGTACAAAGGTTTACAATGATTGTTTCCTAAAGGATGCTGCCAAGCCTGTATATTTAGATCAGGCCATTTACCGAATGGTCTGGAGATTGCTTTTAGGCAGCATCATTAGCTCTAATCCCATCCACTCCCCATTCCCTTGACAGCATTATCGGGCTTCCATTTCGACGTTTTCTTGCCTCCACTCCTTCTCCCTCTGCTGCTTTGAGTGTTTTCTATCCATCTTTGCACTAATTGcagtctttttttcttcctctccttgcCACCCCCATACCAATCTGTGATTTCTTGTCAAAGCCAAAGTCTGCCATTTGCTATTCATGTGTTGTCTCTTTCATCTCAGAGTTTGGCCTCTCCCCCAAGCGCCAGTCGAGGAGTCGGAGTGGGAGGCTGAGCCTGTCCACCCCAGAGGGGCCCGAGAAGCTCGCAAAAATCAGGCAGCCAAAAGCAGGTATTGTGCTGCGGCCAGAGATAACACTAATCACACCGGTACAGTCCGTCACACCTGGCAGCACAAAGGAAAGGCcttcttcatacacacacacacacatttattcaaaATAGAACAGATGGATTTATGGCAAATAAAAcagtacacactcacagaaaatAAAGAGTATTACAAtctctaaaaaaatatattttaaaaaacacAGCACCTTGTCCACAACAGTGACATGACATATTCTAGGGTCTTCTTTTGTGACATCACTGTCCTCATCAGTGATGTTACAAAACCCCTAATGGCAGGACTGCATAGATGCTCCACAGAATTTTGCCATGCCGATAAACCCATAGCCAGCCTTTTAATACAATGAGCCGATGTATAAGCGTCAATAACCATGGACGGAAGACCAAGAAACGAAAGGCGAATGCCCCTGACAAATCAGGTAGGTCATTACATGACGCTATTCTGTGGTTGCCCTTTTGTTATTTATTACTATGTAATACCAACATATTGTGAGAATATTATGTAATTAATCAAAAGACGCCAACAGGATATTAATCTCCATGTAAAAACTGACCATGGTCATTTGATGGATTGACCAGTTGGAATTTTATGACATTTTAAAGGTCAAAGCAAATTAAATACACCTTTTCTTGGTAAAATAGGCTCCAAAGAATATGATCAGTCTTTTAGTTATCTAtcaatattttcctctcagaAACAGAAATGATTGAATGTAGAGCTCTGTTAAGCCAGAGTGAAAATCTTGTTTTTATTCCTTTCTAGGGTGCAGGAGCCTTTCTGACTGTTTAAGCGTGCAACCCAAGACCACTCCAAACCCCCTGCTGGCCTCTACTTCCTGTAAGGCGTTCACCTGCCAGAACCAGGGCACCTCTCCCTTtggccctccacctccacccaacCAGCCTGCAGAACCCCCGATGGAGGAGATGGTCCACAACTTCCTGCGGACGACTGAACGTGGCCTGAGCCACTCAAAGCACCTCAGCACTCCAATTCAGCCCAAGCCAGCCTTCTCCCAAGTCCCCCTCCACGCTCAGGGCCACCAGATGAACCTCCAAGGTTCGAGCATCACTCCTCCCAGCCCCGAGGTCCTGGGTGGGGACGTGGACCCCCTCTTCATCCGGGCGGTGACCGCCGTGGAGATGGTGTGCGGGGAGCGCATGTACAAGTGCTCGGCCTGCCTGCACTACTACCCCGGGCTGACTCCACTGGTGCAGCACATCAGGGAGGGCTGGCGAAATGGCTTCAGCTGCCGCGTCTTCTACCGCAAGCTCAAGGCCATGCGGGACCGTCGGGTCGCCACCAGTGCTGGCGCCGGTCCAGGTGCTGCTAACGGTGTCTCGAGCACCATGACGATCTCCGGGTGCACACCGCAGCCgagcaccatcaccaccaccagcaccactccGGCTGCTATGGCAACAGAAGGCGCCAAGAGCCAGACAGTCAAAGAAAAGAAGATGGAGAGGGTTCATGAGTGGCTTGAGAAGTCTGTCATGATGCCCCagtaaaaaaacaactaaaaaaaacaaaaacacaaaaatataaataaataagtataaAAAGTAACCAGAATGATGACACTTCTTGCTCTGTATTGCTTATTTTCAGCTCTTTTCTTTTTGGGATGGGTCGGAACTTGGATTTTTGTGTACCAACTGTCATGAAGCAACAGTGATGCAAAAATCGAAAATGCAAAAAAGGACAATGATCAAAATCAGGATGATTTCCTTGGATCAATACTTGGTGTATATTAGATTTGCTTGAATCAATTCTTGGTGTATTTTGGATTTGCTTGGATCACTTCTTGGtgtattttttttagaaaaacaaaaacagcttaAATTATTGAGCTATTATGTGGATTAATTTGCATAGCTTTTTCAATTCCCTTCACAATATAACAATGAACTACATTGCTTTTGGAACAAGGATCTGTGGCCTTACTGTACTGTCAGCAGGAATCTTCTAGAAGAAGGACAAAAATAATCTCCATGGTGATAGAGGAATGAGCACAGTCAGAACAGATATCACACTTGCTCTGCGGAGTATGGAGTCCGTTCgtcttaatgtcccaaaacgaaTGTTTCTGGCAGATCCTGTCAAAACAAGTATGTTCCATTTTCCGAGGGGCGAAATTCTAGTCGACAGATCAGAAACACTCACATTTGGAGGGTGAACGTTGATAACAGCCTGTTGTTTTAAACTAAAATTATCTGCACATGCATAGGCAAACACTATAAATCACACATAAAGGAAAAATGTAGTGTTGATTTAAGGCTGGATTTAAAAATTGCTTTAAAAACTCTAACAGTTGCAGCACTCAGCTCAGATAATGCATATTCTAAGAATGAGATTGTTATTACTATCATGCATATTTTCTTATGATTTGTGGAATGAATTCTTCAGTTCCTGCTTCTGGCGTGTTTTTAGACAGTTGTGCACCGTAGCCTAACTTTCCAGCTGTAGCCTTATTATAGACTATACTCCACTCCAGCTCCACTCTGTTTCAACTAGGAGGCATATGTTACTAATTCTACTGAAAGCCCGATGTTCACGTAGCCTAAGGTGAAGTCTGGAAGGTGATGCAACTAATGCAACATGTGGGCCTTTGTGTGCTTTTTCTAAATCGGAAAAGAGGTTAAAATAGTTTTGCAACTTGGACCCCTCTGGACCCTGAAATCCATCGATATCGGCTGAAATGCCACATTACATTTTAATGGGTAGAGAGTACAATTGAACTACAAATTCACCCGGCCTCCACTGCCAAGATGAAATTCTGAATTTAGACATAAGAACACAGAGCCCCATGTATTGTGTATTCTGTTGGTTTACAGCAGTTCTTCCAGCTTTTGAATTTTATACCAAGATGATGATAATGGTGTTGCTGACAATGACGGTGATGACCGGggttgtttatttacatattattattatttacgttttatttatgttcttttttttatatatatattttttctctaCTCCTTTATCAGATGTGGTCCGAAGCTCTGTCGCCATTCCTCCAGTGAAGTGGGTAGAACatgccaccaccaccgccatccCCCTATACCCCCCGAACCCAGCCCTGAAGCGCCTCCCGACGATGCCTGAagaccgccaccaccaccagtcCCCCCACTACCACAAGCAGCGGCATCCACAGGAGCCCCGGGGCCGCACATGCTCAGTGGAGCCCCGAAAGGAGGACCTACTGGACTTCAACTTCCTGCGCCAGACGTCGGCACTGGAGCACCAGAACGGGCAGCTGATGTACCGCTGCGCCAGCTGCCTGTGGCGCTACCCGAGCCTGGCGGTGCTGCAGAGCCACGTGGCCCTCAGCTGGCTGGACGGCTTCAGCTGCCGCGTCTACTACCGCAAGCTGCGCGAGATGCACCAGCGCTCCGCCTACGGCTTAGATGGATATGGAGGCGGAGGTGCTGCTGGTGGGGTTAGAAGCAGTCAGGCCTGGAGGGTGGCCGGCTCCGGTAAGCGCAGGGGTCACCTCACCGTCAGCATCCCCAAGACTATCCTGGCCCGCCGGGAGAGCTGGGACGCACCTCTGACCCGCCTGAGGGGAGGTGCCCAGAGTGGGCTGGAGGCCGAGCGGGAGCGGGATAGCGAGAAgcggaaggagaaggaggaggacggCACGGTGCTGACCCTGGACCTGGTGAAGTCCGTGCAGAGGACGAGTGCTGTGCACAAGTGGCTGATGGAGATTGAGCAGCCCACCGCGGCGCTCACGAAAAAAACTACCAACATAAAAACGTCCATCAGTGACAAGGACACAGACCTTTCTCTTTCAGCAGAGAAAAAACTTGCACCCTCTCCTTGTCCTAGACCTAGATGAACTAGCACTTAATTTTCTATTTCTTAAAGAGGAATCAGTCACTTGATTTGAGAGTTAATCTGACACAGTCAGGTTGGCAATTTTACTTTCTTATATATCTatttattaaaacaaagaaaaaagaaacaaaacaaaaaaaaaactttgaatgGACTGGCGATGGCTGTGGTCAGGTGAAATTGTGCAGAAGAATTTGCACTGTCTCATGCTGATATTCCCCATGACTGCGTTTAGTTGACTTCCACTCCACTGAAAATGCTGCCTGCTTAATTGCCCCCCATTTACATAGTCACAGTAATGCACTTGTTGCAAAATGTTGTCTCACATTTAATGATTGGAGAATGTCTAGTCtattaatttattttctcaCAGATGAGAGTAATAGAAATGAGCAAGATTTGTATTCAAATGTGTAATGTGCCACTATGTTGCAAATAATATTGCAATTCCCAGATGAATTGCATCGCATAATATTGAATATGAAATGCGTTTTACACTTCAATGACTATCAGTCTGTTCAGTTTCAGTCGTTTCAATATGCAAGAGAAGATGGTGCTTGGTGTTAGTGCCTTTTTACACTGAGTAAGGAAAATATTAGGAATTAGCCAGCTGTTCTTGCATTAAAACTGCTTATGAAAGTGTGGTATA
This genomic interval carries:
- the LOC121695613 gene encoding uncharacterized protein LOC121695613 isoform X1, which produces MEFVIRKTQEFGLSPKRQSRSRSGRLSLSTPEGPEKLAKIRQPKADVVRSSVAIPPVKWVEHATTTAIPLYPPNPALKRLPTMPEDRHHHQSPHYHKQRHPQEPRGRTCSVEPRKEDLLDFNFLRQTSALEHQNGQLMYRCASCLWRYPSLAVLQSHVALSWLDGFSCRVYYRKLREMHQRSAYGLDGYGGGGAAGGVRSSQAWRVAGSGKRRGHLTVSIPKTILARRESWDAPLTRLRGGAQSGLEAERERDSEKRKEKEEDGTVLTLDLVKSVQRTSAVHKWLMEIEQPTAALTKKTTNIKTSISDKDTDLSLSAEKKLAPSPCPRPR
- the LOC121695613 gene encoding uncharacterized protein LOC121695613 isoform X3, which codes for MSRCISVNNHGRKTKKRKANAPDKSGCRSLSDCLSVQPKTTPNPLLASTSCKAFTCQNQGTSPFGPPPPPNQPAEPPMEEMVHNFLRTTERGLSHSKHLSTPIQPKPAFSQVPLHAQGHQMNLQGSSITPPSPEVLGGDVDPLFIRAVTAVEMVCGERMYKCSACLHYYPGLTPLVQHIREGWRNGFSCRVFYRKLKAMRDRRVATSAGAGPGAANGVSSTMTISGCTPQPSTITTTSTTPAAMATEGAKSQTVKEKKMERVHEWLEKSVMMPQ
- the LOC121695613 gene encoding uncharacterized protein LOC121695613 isoform X2 — protein: MEFVIRKTQEFGLSPKRQSRSRSGRLSLSTPEGPEKLAKIRQPKAGCRSLSDCLSVQPKTTPNPLLASTSCKAFTCQNQGTSPFGPPPPPNQPAEPPMEEMVHNFLRTTERGLSHSKHLSTPIQPKPAFSQVPLHAQGHQMNLQGSSITPPSPEVLGGDVDPLFIRAVTAVEMVCGERMYKCSACLHYYPGLTPLVQHIREGWRNGFSCRVFYRKLKAMRDRRVATSAGAGPGAANGVSSTMTISGCTPQPSTITTTSTTPAAMATEGAKSQTVKEKKMERVHEWLEKSVMMPQ